Genomic DNA from Halococcus salifodinae DSM 8989:
TGACCGAATACGCCCGCGACTGGCTCAAAAACCGTGAGGGCGACAAACCGTTTTTCCTGTTCCTCTCGCATAAAGCACCACACGCGTGGTTTTGTCCCGCGCCACGGCACCGGAATCAGTACGCAAATGCCTCCATCGAGTACCCGAAAACGATGGCAGACACCGAAGAGAACTACACGGGGAAACCAGACTGGGTGCAAAACCAACGCGAGAGCGTGCGTGGTGTGAACTACATCTTCGGTGGGCGCTTCGACTTCGACGAGTTGTATCGACGGTACAGTGAAACGTTGCTGGCGCTTGACGAAAGCATCGGAGCTGTAATGGACCAACTCAATGAGTCGGGCGTCGCCGATTCGACCTTGATGTTATATATGAGTGACAATGGGTATTCACTCGGCGAACATGGACTGATTGGCAAGCAAACTGCCTACGAACCGTCGATTCGGGTGCCAATGCTCGCGTATGCCCCTGGAATGATAGAACCCGGAACGGTCGTGGACGAACACGTGACCAATATCGATATTGCGCCGACCATCCTCGCAGAGGCCAACCGTTCTCCGCCCGACTACATGAGTGGACGGTCGTTTCTGCCAGCACTTTCCGGTCGAGACATGAGCGAGTCCAAAGAACCGTTCTACGAGTCGTACTGGGGAGGATTCCCAAAGCATCCAACCATGTTCAGCACACGCCAAGGGAAATACAAGTATATCTGGTACTACGGCCCCTCGAAAGACGAACTGTATGATCTCGAGGCCGATCCGCTGGAACAGCACAATCTGCTTGGGAAGAAAAAACACGAAAAACGCCACGAGGCGATGCATGATCGGCTGTTCGACTGGATAGAGGCGAACGGCGGCGTCCCGATTCCACTCCAGCGAAGCCGACGGGGGAATCAAAACAAAAAACGACCCGAAGATGCACCCAAGACAGTCCCGAACGATTTCACGTGAGCTCTGATCGAAGAACGGTACTGTGATTCTGAATTAAACCGGCAACCAGTATTCCAAGCTACTGTGCTGTGAGTACTGGGACATCACTC
This window encodes:
- a CDS encoding sulfatase family protein, whose protein sequence is MVDQSTERTEHGLRRRNAIRALGGVGAAGLLTGCSSNIDVLSGGDFEDGRRNIVFVNSDDHRYDFLSSMNEPGTPTFLETPNMDRMAKEGAHLKNASVSTPLCAPCRASILTGQYAHQHGVIDNQHIKTDHVPFFHKYLHDEGYETAYIGKWHTYQLNSAEPRPGFDHWVSFEGQGHYFDQTLNVNGKKVERKGYITDILTEYARDWLKNREGDKPFFLFLSHKAPHAWFCPAPRHRNQYANASIEYPKTMADTEENYTGKPDWVQNQRESVRGVNYIFGGRFDFDELYRRYSETLLALDESIGAVMDQLNESGVADSTLMLYMSDNGYSLGEHGLIGKQTAYEPSIRVPMLAYAPGMIEPGTVVDEHVTNIDIAPTILAEANRSPPDYMSGRSFLPALSGRDMSESKEPFYESYWGGFPKHPTMFSTRQGKYKYIWYYGPSKDELYDLEADPLEQHNLLGKKKHEKRHEAMHDRLFDWIEANGGVPIPLQRSRRGNQNKKRPEDAPKTVPNDFT